Proteins encoded by one window of Lathyrus oleraceus cultivar Zhongwan6 chromosome 1, CAAS_Psat_ZW6_1.0, whole genome shotgun sequence:
- the LOC127109727 gene encoding uncharacterized protein LOC127109727: MPNESISPTSSTPSSPPYYVLSSDSKPSDPQSPTLDQLQAHAFTSQQQPEPEANTPPEQPIPPSSEQPQTPPSEQPPNSPPEQPTTPPSETPILPPSKNVIIPTSPTPTDTTQTPPTSPSPNPEPKPTFPTLEEVIALFAESSVEKINREAAEKAAAKVTAAAAEAEAKAKAEVEEAVRIAIEEAAKKHEMELKRLAIDEEGENKNKSLALKGEESNSDDDMALIVKKFKRFIKKEKEQA; the protein is encoded by the exons ATGCCTAACGAATCTATCTCACCAACATCTTCTACACCTTCATCTCCACCCTACTACGTTCTATCATCTGACTCAAAACCTTCTGACCCTCAATCCCCCACACTAGATCAACTTCAGGCTCATGCTTTTACCTCACAACAACAACCTGAACCAGAAGCCAACACTCCACCTGAACAACCAATTCCACCATCTTCTGAACAACCACAAACACCACCATCTGAACAACCACCAAATTCACCACCTGAACAACCCACAACACCACCCTCTGAAACCCCCATCTTACCACCCTCTAAAAATGTTATCATCCCTACCTCTCCAACTCCCACTGACACTACCCAAACACCACCAACATCTCCATCCCCCAACCCAGAACCAAAACCTACCTTCCCCACCTTAGAAGAAGTAATCGCTTTATTTGCTGAGTCTTCAGtggagaagatcaa tagagaagctgcagagaaggcTGCTGCTAAAGTTACTGcggctgctgctgaagctgaggcaAAAGCAAAAGCCGAAGTTGAAGAAGCAGTACGTATAGCTATAGAAGAAGCTGCAAAG AAACATGAAATGGAACTTAAAAGACTTGCCATTGATGAAGAAGgggaaaataaaaataaaagtcTAGCACTTAAAGGTGAAGAATCCAACTCAGATGATGACATGGCCCTCATAGTAAAGAAATTCAAGAGATTTATAAAGAAGGAGAAAGAGCAAGCATAA